ACTCAGATATCTATCAGACCCCGCTTACCTCATTATTTTCATGAATTCCAAATTTCGTCATATCAATTGTAAAGTAATGTTTATTAGGCATGACCATTTCAATCTCTTCCatcttaaaacaaaaaaaaattagataCTAGTGATCTATTAGTAAGTTACATTACAGATGAAGATATGCTTTTCAATGACATTTTTAACTAGGTTTTGAATGAGATTGGAAACATATGCAATATCTTAGATATTCTAAAATCCTCCTTGTTTGAAAAGCCATTTgattttcaattttaaaatgcatcAGGAAATTCTGTTTCAGTCACTTCTGCTGGACATTGCTGATCGCACTTGGGTTTGGGATGGTGTCTACTGATAATGTCAAGAGGAACTCTCTGATTAGAAATGGCTTGGTTGTTGCACACTGACTTTTCAAAGCtgtgggttcgaatcccgcctGTAGAATGGGGACAGTAAAAATCTAATTTGTTCATGATGAGTTAAAACATGAAAGACTTGACAGGGGAGATGCGGAGGGTTGTTTCACCTTGTGGGAGAGTCAAGGACTAGAGGGTATCATCTCAGAGAAAGAGGTTGTATATTTAATACCGAGAGAAGGAGGATGTTTTTTTGTGGGCAGTGAATCTGAGGGATAGGGCAATCAAATCTGAGATGTAAAGTATACTTGAGATGTGAGAGACCAAATTATTGATCAGTAATCTTGGCACATCCTTATACTGGTGTGGGACCAGTAATGCCTCTGTCTGTGGTTGATTGGAAACCTCAATTCCTTTGTCATTCAGTACGGAGTAGAACATGGCTGCCCCTTCTTTGATGAATTGatacaatcacagaattgttacagcattGAGGAGGCCATTCGGACCATCTTGCCTTCACCAGCACTACTGTCTTGTTCATttctttgtgggatgtgggtgttgctgtctgggcccagcatttattgcccgtccctagttgccccttgagaaggtggtggtgagctgccttcttgaactggtgaagcccacctgctgtggattgacccacaatgccaggagggagggaattcaaggattttgacccacaacactgaaggaacggtgatagatttccaagtcagcaCGGTGAGTGCCTTGGAGGAGAACTGGaatgtgatggtgttcccatgtatctgctgccagaTGGGAGTAGTTGTGCGTTTGGAAGGTCTGGCTCTCTCATCTGCCACCCTCCTATCTTTTCCTCACATTCCTGAACACCGTTTCTATTCAAAAAAATCATCCAGTGCCCCTCttcaatgcctcaattgaaccttctTTCACCACCTtaccaggcagtgaattccacacccTAACTCCTCGCTAGGTGAGAAAACGTTTTCCCACATTATCCTTGCTTCAGTGACACATCAgtgtatttctgttttttttttacaaacagcTTTGCCAAaaccacccacatcccatgaaaaataCTCCCTGTCTACTCTATCGAGCCCCTCTCTCGGTTTTCAAAACCTCTATCACATTTCCTGTCAGCCTCCTCTCCATGGAGAAGAATCCCAGCTGCTTCCATTTATTCTCATTGCTGAAGCTtcttattagaacatagaacattacagtgcggtaaaggcccttcggcccttgttGCGCCGATCTGTAaaaccaatttgaagcccatctaacctacactattccgttatcatccatatgtttatccaatgactatttaaatgacCTTGACGTTGGTGAGTCGAATGCTGTTGCAGACAGTGCGTtcccacgcccctactactctctgagcaaagaaactacctctgacatctgtcctatacctatcaccgctcaatttaaagctatgccccttcgtgctagccatcaccttCTGAGGAAaacggctctcactgtccatccgatctaaccctctgattatcttgtatgcttcaattaagtcacctctcagctttCTTTTCTCTaacgaaaatagcctcaagttcctcaatgtttcctcctaagaccttccctccatatcaggcagcatcctagttaatctcctttgaaccctttccaaagcttccacatccttcctgtaatgcggtgactagaactgtacgcaatacttcaagtgcggctgcaccagagttttgtaaagctgcagcatgaccccatggttctgaaactctatccctctaccagtaaaagctaacacaccatatgccttcttaagagccctatcaacctgggtggtaactttcagggatctatgtacatggacaccgagatctctccgctcacctacactaccaagaatcttaccacaaGCCCaggactctgcattcctgttactccttccaaagtgaatcaccttacacttttctgcattaaactccatttgtcacctctcagcccagctttgcagcttctctgtgtccctctgcttcatcactatccacaactgtaccgttcgcaaatttactaacccacctttctacaccctcatccaagttgtttataaaaatgacaaacagcagtggacccaaaacagatcctgcagtacaccactagtaactgagaggtccaggatgaacatttcccatcaaccaccaccctctgtcttctttcagctagacaatttctgattcaaaccactaaatcaccctcaatcccatgcctctgtattttgtgcagtagcctaccgtgggggaccttatcaaacaccttactgaaataaATTATTCCTGGAACTActcttgtaaatcacttctgcactctctccccagtaggttcacatctttcctataatgtggtgctcACAACTGCACGTGGTGCTCCAGCATGAGATCTAACAAGTGTCTTATACAAGTTACATATCATCTCCCTGCTGTTTGTACTCTACATCCCTACTAATAAAGCCGAGAGCACTGTCttctttattaactgctctccccacctgcatagccaccttcagtgatctgtgtacATATAcctccaggtctctctgttcctgcacccCTTTAGAATTGCCCCTCCTATATCATTTTGCTTTTCAACTTTCCTCAGaccaaactgcatcacctcacactctctGCATTGAACCTCCTCTGCCACCTATCCACCCACTCTACCGACTTGTCAAAGACCTTTCGGGAGTTCCACACTGTTTCCCCTGCCGTTTGCAATTCATACAAGTTTCGTGTAATtttcaaactttgaaattgtccctCGCACGCAAAGCCTTACGTCATTATGTCAGCAAATAGACGTAACCTTTAAGCTCAATGATACAGTAATCCATTCCAGCATTGTTTGACCTGAGAATGACACAGTGTTCAGCTGCACAAGAACATTAGGATTTGGGGTATTGGCAATCGAAGGTGAACAGTTCAGAGGGACATAGTGCAGATTAGTATTTAGCTCAGCAGCGAAGGAATCAATATTTATTTATTCTcatgtgggatgtggatgttgctggcgaGGCTGGCATTTGTTGCCTACCCCTAGTTGCCCTTGTAACTGAGTATCTTACTGGGTCATTACAGAGGGTAATTAggactcaaccacattgctgtggatctggagtcacggcagatttcctttcctaaaggatatCAGTAAACCAAACGGGTTTTTATAAAAAGCCATGACCATTCGATAAAGGAGCAGAGTTAGGTCATtctgtccatcgagtctgctctgccattcaatcatggctgatatatttctcaaccccattctcctgccttctccctgtaacccttggttCCCTTACTTATCAAGGACCTATCTATCCTTGTAAGTACACTcaaagacttggcctccacagtgctctgcagtgagttccacagagtcaccaccctctggctgaagaaattcctccccacctcttttcTCGCTTGTGGAactaggcccttcagcctaacaagtccacaccgaccctccgaagagtgacccactcagacccattccgcGAATCTataactctacatttacctctaaATCGTACACCTAACCTAAGCATCCCTCAGTTCTGAGggatcatcccttcactctgaggctgtgccttcgaATCTTTGTCTCCCTTGCTGGTGGAAACAGcttctccacgtccactctatccaggtctcccagtattctgtaagtttcagttagATTCCCCTCATCCCTCTAAATGccagagtacagacccagagacctcaACCACCCCTCACGTGAGAAGTTCCTCATTTCCGGGTTTTttttcttgtaaacctcctctggatcctctccaaagccagcacattcttccttagatacaatgctcacaatattccaaatgtggcctgaccagagccttccacagtctcagcagtacatccctgctcttgtattctagccctcttgaaatgatagcgaacattgcatttaccttcctaactgctaactgaacctgcatgttaaccttaacagaatcctgaactaggactccaaaGTCCCTTCGTTCTTCAGATTCCCAAAGCCTTTCTCCATTTGGAAAATAATCTACACCTCTAtacttccgaccaaagtgcataaccttacaaaagtccttctgcagcctcctcactgCCTCAATTCTACCTGTCCCTCCGTCTATCCATGGATCATCTTCCAAATTAGCAACAGTTCCTTCACAGATCCTTCACAGGTCCTCAGTTCCTtcacagattagattccctacaatgtggaaacaggccctttggcccaaccagtccacaccaacccaccgaagagtgacccacttccctctgactattgctcctatcactatggacaatttagcttggccaatccacctgacctgcagatctttggactgtgggaggaaacccacacagacacagggagaatgtacaaactccacacagtcccctgaggctggaattgaaccttgggaccctggcgctttgaggcagcagtgctaaccactgaaccaccgtgccgcctaattgttaatgtataacatgtaTAGTTGTgattccaacactgacccctgtggaactccaccattcactggctgccatcctgaaaatgatcCTTTGTTCCCTACtcactgccttctgccagtcagccaatcctccatccagCCAGTACCTTTTCCCTGTCATCATGAGCTTTTATTTAGCAGCTTCCCCAGTGTCACTTTGTCAATGTCCTTCTGGAAATCCTAATAGGTGATATCCACTGCCTCTCCTTTGTCtgacttgctcattacctcctcaagaATTGTAACAGATTTTTAGGCACGACTTTCCCTTGacgaagtaggagaaagtgaggactgcagatgctggagacagagttgaaaagtgtggtgctggaaaagcgcagcaggtcaggcagcatccgaggagcaggagaattgacgttttgggcatgagcccttcttcaggaatctgggctcatgcccgaaacgttgattctcctgctcctcggatgctgcctgacctgctgcgcttttccagcaccacacttttcaacttcccttgatgaagccatgctgactcagccctattttaccatgcctTTCAAGTACTCCACaaactcatccttaataatggactctaaaatgtTATAAATGACTGAGGCCTATAATTTTCTGCCTTTTTCCCTCTCTCATATGGGTATTATTTTAGCCATTTTCCATTCCTCTGGGAGCCCCCCTGACTCCAGTgagtcctgaaagatcaccaccaataccTCTACAATTTCCTCCACTATTTCAGAATTCTGGAGTGTAGCCCatttggtccaggtgatttatccaattTCAGACCTATCGGcttctccagcaccttctccttagtgatggccactacactccccTCTGCTGCCTGACTCTCCTGAAGTTCTGGCATCTGGTGTCTTCCACCATAAAAACCGAGATAGTTGTCCCTCGTAATGAAGAAAACTGCCTCATTTTTATAATGGGAAGGAGTGTGGGAAATTGATATTCCCAAAGTGTGAAAAGATTACTGATTGCATTGGCTAGTGCCTTGCAGTGAGATGGTGAGAGCAGAGGATAAGCAGTAGACATCCACTCTGTGCAATGGCTGGTACTGACAGAAACATTGGAGGTAGTTACTTAAACCAGACACTAACCTCTGGAACTCTGCTCAAACAGAGGCACTGAGCATCATAGAGGGACTTCTGGACAGAAGGAGAGTATATTCCAGAGTCATAGGGACCAGCAAATGTCTCAATGATAGCATCCTTCACGCTATTCCTAGAGAAAACAGTCATCCTGGTTAGTCCTAATGTTCTACCAGTTATAGATCATAGCTCATAGAaatttacagcatagaaacagacccttcgttccaacccgtcaatgccaaccagatatcccaacctaatctagtcccacctgccagcacccgacccatatccctccaaatccttcctataaggtcacccctcagcctccgacgctccagggaaaacagccccagcctgttcagcctctccctatagctcaaatcctccaactctggcaatatccttgtaaatcttttctgaaccctttcaagtttcacaatatttttctgatacgaaggagactagaattgcacgcaatattccaacagtggcctaaccaatgtcctgtctgaCAATCCCTCACTGCCTGAAGTTGAGAATTCTCAGTGCATGGGTCACTGCTATTGGTATCAAACTTGCATTTACCATGTGTCAGACCCCAAACACACCCAGAATTTCCTCAATCCAATTCACACTCAAAGTCACATGCCActagattacagtccaacaggtttatttgaaatcacaagctttcggagcattacCCCTCTGTCAGATGATGCTTCAGCActccaaaaacttgtgatttcaaatattcTTGTTGGACTACAAACTGATATCAGCTGACTTCTGACTATATGTGCCACAAGTCATGGAGAAAACCTTTAGGAACCTCTGATAGAACGTCCAGCCTTTAAGCCTGTGAGACACGATGGTTGGATTGGCCACATACACTGGGAAGCCCCTATGTATTATTGGGACCACAATAACCCCTGATACACACGGGCAACAGACGGTCTGACTCCTTTTAATGGTGGTACAAGGGTCAGCTCCCAACCTTTTGGAAAGGTACTGTTCACAGAAAATCCGTCTGGATTAGCAACAGCAAGTGGCCCATTATCACAGAACCAAGAGTTGGATGGTcagtattgaatggtggagcaggctcgaaggggttgaatggcctactccagctcctatgttctatgttttgatGTTTACCGCTGCCATATATTGGCGGTAAAGGTTGACCAATCCAGTGGAAATCCATGGCCCCACTCTTGTAAGTGAGGACCAGAGAAAAGACAAATTGTAAGTATGACATTAACACGCAGCAGTTGCAAATTCCTACCAGGCAGCATCAAAGTTGACATGTCTGGGCCGACTGTAACGCCACTTAGCAAACACAACGGTGGagaacactctgtccctcacttcAGGCAGCATAGTGAATCGATCTTTTCGGAATCCCTCAAAGCCAGACTGTGTTGTTTTTAAGACTTTCATGTCTTTCAATCCGGAATGAATCACGGGGGGTTCTGCAAAGTGGACAGGAGCACGTGGGTAAGAATCTTGCCACTTCAATCATCAGCCAGTGCCAACCTCAATGCAACTTGTCCCTCCCAACCTGTCAGCCAATTGGCACACTCTTTTCTCCTACAATGTAAGTTGTTGAGATGGCTTGACATTTGGCATTCTTGTATGTAAAATGGAATGCTTCAGCAGCGCACGTCTCTTCTCAATAATATTCAAAGTGCGACAAGCTGGAacttttttgaggaggtgactggGTGTGCTGATGAGGATATAGATCattacatcgcagtacaggccctttggccctcaatgttgcgccgacctgtggaaccatttGATGTAgtctgcatggacttcagtaaagcttcTGACAAGGTCTCACATGGCAGACTGGGTTAAGAAGCTAAGAGCTCATAGGATTCAGGATAACTAGATCCAAGATTAGCTCATTAGCAGGAAGCAGGGGTTGACAGGCGAAGAGTTGTTTTGTGACTGGAAAGTTGTGCCCAGCGGTGCTATACCGTGGGGTTCAGTGCTGCCTCCCTCACTGCTTGCTGTGTAAGTTAACAATCTTGACATAAATGTTGCCGGTAtaattagtacgtttgcagatatCATGGAAACTGGAAATGTGGTAAATAACGAGAAGGAAACCCATAGGCTACAGGGTAATATAGACAAGGTAGTCAGATAGACTgcatggtggcaaatggagtccaATCCTAATAGGTATGgactgatgcattttgggaggagtGACAAGGcaagggagcacatggtgaatggcaggaccCTGGGAAGTATGGAGGATCAGCGAGACCTTGCTGTGCCTatccacagatctttgaaagcAGCAAGACCTCCTATcggaggatattgtgaaacttgaaagggttcagagaagatttccaagaatgttgccagggttggagggtttgagctacagggagaggttgaataggctggagctgttttccctggagcatcggaggctgacgagtgaccttatagagatttacaaaattgaggggcatggatagggtaaatagacaaagtcttttccctggggcgagggagtccaaaactagagggcataggcttagggtgagaggggaaagatataaaagagacctaagggacagctttttcatgcagagggtggtacggatatggaatg
The sequence above is drawn from the Chiloscyllium punctatum isolate Juve2018m chromosome 7, sChiPun1.3, whole genome shotgun sequence genome and encodes:
- the uox gene encoding uricase isoform X3, with the protein product MHGDNSDIIPTDTMKNTIHALAKLKGIRTIEEFAVDICDHFLTSFRHVRRTMVYIQEAPWKRLQKDGAGHAHAFVHAPEATRFCEVEQIENEPPVIHSGLKDMKVLKTTQSGFEGFRKDRFTMLPEVRDRVFSTVVFAKWRYSRPRHVNFDAAWNSVKDAIIETFAGPYDSGIYSPSVQKSLYDAQCLCLSRVPEMEEIEMVMPNKHYFTIDMTKFGIHENNEVLLPLDNPSGNISGTVRRGFTSKL
- the uox gene encoding uricase isoform X2, with the protein product MSNSYYPAYQKGDVEFVRTGYGKDVVKVLTIRREGKRHYIKEFEANIQLTLKTLKDYMHGDNSDIIPTDTMKNTIHALAKLKGIRTIEEFAVDICDHFLTSFRHVRRTMVYIQEAPWKRLQKDGAGHAHAFVHAPEATRFCEVEQIENEPPVIHSGLKDMKVLKTTQSGFEGFRKDRFTMLPEVRDRVFSTVVFAKWRYSRPRHVNFDAAWNSVKDAIIETFAGPYDSGIYSPSVQKSLYDAQCLCLSRVPEAGFEPTALKSQCATTKPFLIREFLLTLSVDTIPNPSAISNVQQK